In one Lolium rigidum isolate FL_2022 chromosome 3, APGP_CSIRO_Lrig_0.1, whole genome shotgun sequence genomic region, the following are encoded:
- the LOC124695760 gene encoding uncharacterized protein LOC124695760 isoform X1 — MILAPAPDRVLLLLRLFAMWLGADCDEPSHDAIVPIPRRGPALYPAVGALEDRNIARDHDNQGLIVDNQRFVSSIADQTTHLAATSLLMDGEDSDHGLAPDVLFLTFKYKYIRFLP; from the exons ATGATTCTCGCCCCCGCCCCCGACCGCGTGCTCCTGCTCCTCCGTCTTTTTGCCATGTGGCTTGGCGCCGACTGCGACGAGCCCTCACACGACGCCATCGTCCCCATCCCACGCAGGGGTCCTGCGCTGTACCCCGCCGTGGGCGCCCTCGAGGACCGCAACATCGCCAGGGACCACGACAATCAAGGCCTAATCGTTGACAACCAGCGGTTCGTATCGAGCATCGCCGACCAGACCACCCACTTAGCTG CCACAAGCTTGCTAATGGACGGGGAGGACAGCGATCACGGGCTTGCTCCTGATGTCCTTTTTTTAACTTTTAAGTATAAGTATATCAGATTTCTTCCCTGA
- the LOC124695760 gene encoding uncharacterized protein LOC124695760 isoform X2 → MILAPAPDRVLLLLRLFAMWLGADCDEPSHDAIVPIPRRGPALYPAVGALEDRNIARDHDNQGLIVDNQRFVSSIADQTTHLADLVMLSSKLGTFLQPQAC, encoded by the exons ATGATTCTCGCCCCCGCCCCCGACCGCGTGCTCCTGCTCCTCCGTCTTTTTGCCATGTGGCTTGGCGCCGACTGCGACGAGCCCTCACACGACGCCATCGTCCCCATCCCACGCAGGGGTCCTGCGCTGTACCCCGCCGTGGGCGCCCTCGAGGACCGCAACATCGCCAGGGACCACGACAATCAAGGCCTAATCGTTGACAACCAGCGGTTCGTATCGAGCATCGCCGACCAGACCACCCACTTAGCTG ATCTCGTGATGCTATCATCTAAGCTGGGCACTTTTCTGCAGCCACAAGCTTGCTAA
- the LOC124695760 gene encoding uncharacterized protein LOC124695760 isoform X3: protein MILAPAPDRVLLLLRLFAMWLGADCDEPSHDAIVPIPRRGPALYPAVGALEDRNIARDHDNQGLIVDNQRFVSSIADQTTHLAGSTNVVCC from the exons ATGATTCTCGCCCCCGCCCCCGACCGCGTGCTCCTGCTCCTCCGTCTTTTTGCCATGTGGCTTGGCGCCGACTGCGACGAGCCCTCACACGACGCCATCGTCCCCATCCCACGCAGGGGTCCTGCGCTGTACCCCGCCGTGGGCGCCCTCGAGGACCGCAACATCGCCAGGGACCACGACAATCAAGGCCTAATCGTTGACAACCAGCGGTTCGTATCGAGCATCGCCGACCAGACCACCCACTTAGCTG GAAGCACAAATGTAGTATGTTGCTAG